TCCGGCCGCCCCCCTGCCGGGTCGAGGAGTTTCGGCCGGGCCGGCGAGTGTCCGACCCGCTGGCGGGGCACACTGGGCCGGTGGCGACCACTCTCGCGATCGACTGCGGCGGCGGCGGGTTGAAGGCGTCGGTGTTGGACGAGGCGGGGACGATGCGGGCCCGGCCGATCCGGGTGCCGACGCCGTACCCGTTGCCGCCCTCGCTCTTCGTCAAGACCCTGGTGGATCTCGGCGGCCAACTGCCCAGCGCCGACCGGGTGACCGTGGGCATGCCGGGCATGCTGCGTCACGGTGTGGTGGTGGCGACCCCGCACTACATCACCCGGGCCGGGCCCCGCACCAAACCCGACCCGGAGTTGACCGCCGAATGGTCCGGCTTCGACGCCCGGACCGCGCTCGCGGACGCGTTCGGCCTGCCCGTCCTGGTGCTCAACGACGCCGAGGTGCACGGTGCCGGTGTGGTCGCCGGTACCGGGTCGGAACTCGTCCTCACCCTCGGCACCGGGCTGGGCTGCGCGCTCTTCGACGGCGGGGTGCTCGCCCCGCACCTGGAGCTCTCCCAGGCGCCGGTGCGCTGGGGGATGAGCTACGACACCTATATCGGCGAGCATGAGCGCCGGCGGCTCGGCGACGGGTTCTGGTCCCGCCGGGTACGCGGGGTGGTCGAGGGACTGCGCCCGGTCTTCCAGTGGGACCGGCTCTACCTCGGCGGTGGCAACTCGCGGCTGATCCGGCCGGAGCAACTCGCCCGGATGGGCGACGACGTGGTGGTCGTACCGAACACGGCGGGCATTCTCGGTGGTGTCCGTGCCTGGGCGATTTCCGCCGACTGACTCCTGGTCGACGGTCCGGGGAACAGTCGCGTTTCGCGGGGTGTTGTGTCAGCGTCGGTGGAGACCGGGTGGCACGGACGGGAGGGGTGGGGAAAGTGGATCTTCTGGCGGAGTACCGACGGGCGACCATGTTCTTCGAGACCGGGGATCCGACCGGGGCGGCCCGGCTGCTGGAGCCGATCGTCGAGGCCGAACCCACGAACACCTCCGTACGGCAACTGCTGGCTCGCGCGTACTTCCACTCGGCCCAGCTCGGCCGGGCGGAGGAGCAGCTGCGGGTGCTGGTCGACCGGGACCCGAGCGACCACTACGCGCACCACGTACTCGGCCGGACCCTGGAGCGGGTCGGGCGCGCACCGGAGGCGTTGCGGCACCTGCGGATCGCCGCGGCGATGCACTCGGAGAACGACGACTACCAGGCCGCGCTGCGCCGGGTCGAGACCAAGGTCGGCGGGGCCCGCTGAGGTGACCTGCCTACGATGGTTCCCGGCGGTGGCCGACCGGGTGACCGGTCGGGGCCGCTCCCGGACGACGGAAGGTGGGCGTGTGGTGAGGACGGGCGTGCGATGAAGCTCAAGCTCGACCTGCACGACATCTTCAACCGTGGGCACGACATCGACCGCGCGCTGCGCGGGATCATCGACGAGGCGGTGGCGAAGAAGGCCACCCTCGTGGAGATCATCCCCGGTAAGGGGTCGGGTCAGCTCAAGAAGCGGGTGTTGCGCTTTCTCGACCAGAAGGAGATCAAGCAGATCTACCACCGGGTCGAGAAGGACTCGAACAACTTCGGCCGAGTGTTCGTGCACTTCCGCTGGAAGTAAGGAAGGGCCCCTTGTTAACGCTATGCGTTAACAAGGGGCCCTTCCTTACGGTTCAGCTTCAGAAGGAGTAGGTGCGGGCGACCGCGACCATCTCCGAACTGTGCGAGCCGACCACGCCGACACCCGGCGGGCGCGGGTGGAAACCGGGCAGACCGGTGAGGTCGTCGCTGGCGTCCATCGCGCGCAGCGACACCGGGCCGTCGCCGGCCGGGACCACCAGCTCGATCTCGATGCCCCCGGCCGGCGGGGCGTGGAAGACCAGACCCCAGGACCACGGTCGGTTGCCGGCACCCTTGTTCCCCGGTACGCTCCGGCCGGCCACCGTCGCCCGTAGCACCTTCGCCGCCACGTGCAGGGTGGTGAGGCGTACCTGCCGTTGCGGGGCCAACCGCAACCGCAGGGTGCGCTGGTCACCGCTGGTCTGGTCGCCGAGCACGGTCAACGTCGGGGCGGGCAGTGCCGCCGCCGGTGCCGGTCCGGCGAGCATCTCGTCGCTGCCGAGCCCGGGAAAGTCGTCCGACGGCGTCACCGGTGTCCGCACGTACTGGGCGGTCCAGGGCTGTGGGTCGGCCTCGTGACTGAGCCAGCGGGCCGTGCCGGAGTTCGTGTCGAGGGCGTACATCAGGTGTGTGGGCACCGGGTGGGCGGCGTCGAACCGGTCGACCGCGAGCCCGGTCGCGGTGAGCGCCAGGGTGGCGACCGCCGCCACGACCGTGGGGACGACGTGCCGCCACCGGGCCGCCCCGGAGGTGCTCGACGGCCGCTCGGCGGTCGTGGGGTGGAGCAGTTCGACGACCGGGAGCGCGCCCAGCCCGAGCAGGACGGCGAAGAGCGCGGCGACGCCGCCCATCGCCATGCCGAGCGCCGGGAAGAGCAGCATCACCGTGGGGAGCAGGATGAGCACGCCCACCGCCGCGCCAGCGGTGACCGCCACCACCGCCCCTGGGCTGCCCGGCCGGACCGCGAGGGCGACCAGAGCGCCGGCCGCCCCGGCCAGCGCGGGCAGCGTGGCCAGGTACGCGCCACCGGGCGTGAGTGCCGCGAGCACCACCCCGAGTACGGCGAGCCAGCCCAGCCCGCCGAAGGTCAGCGCGGCGGTGCCGATCCGCCGCCGGAAGAGCGCGTACCAGCCGAACAGTACGGCGGCGGCGAGCGCCAGCACCGCCACCCGATACCACTGTGGACGGTAGGGGTCGAGCAGTTCGGCGTGGCCGGGGCGGATGGTGGTGACCGCCAGCCAGAGCAGTTGCGCCAGCACCGGCGCGACCACGATCGGGAGCAGGGCCAGCCCGAACCCGGCGCTCAACCGCCCCCACGACGCCTGACCGTGGCGGCGGGTCGACCAGCCGAGCAGCCCCACGACGACGACGGCGAGCAGCGCCAGCGGCCAGGTGAGCCAGCCGGGGTAGCGGACCAGGGCGCCCGGAATGGGGAAGTAGGTGGCGTCGCTGCCGGAGCTCAGTCCGGGCAGGTTGGTGTCGCCGAACTCCCGGGCCAGCGCGAGCGCGTTGTCACCGTGCTGTTGCAGGCTGCCCCGGTCGACGTTGGCCGGGGTGTCGAGTGGTGTGTGGTAGATCGCTCCGCCGTCGAGGTAGGCCGAGTTCAGGCCGGTGAAGCCCTCGTCCAGGAAGGCGGTGAAGTCGGTGTCGTTGGGCAGGAGCCGGTACACCTCGACGGCGAACGAGGTCCCCATCGGGTGGGGGGCCGCCCGACCGAAGACGTCGACCAGCCCGGCGTTGCGCGGTGAGGTCTCGAACATGATGACCGGGCCGGTGCTGCCCCGAGCCTCCAGGTTGAGCACCACCCCGCCCTGCGCGGCGAGCGGGTGCTCGGATGCGAACGCCGACGCGCCGCAGAGGCATGCCTCCTCCGCGTCGGTGAGGACGAACACGATGTCGTTGCGTGGCCGGTCCCCGGTGCTCAGCGCGCGGGCCACCTCCAGGATCGCCGAGGTGCCGACGGCGTCGTCGTTGCCGCCCGGTCCGGACTGCACCGAGTCGTAGTGGGCGACGAGGAAGATCCGGCCGGTCGGGTCGGTGCCGGGCAGTCGGGCGACCACGTTGCGTACCCGGGCGAGGGTGGCGCCGGCCGCCGCGCCACTGAGCTGACCGGCCTCCTCGGCCACCGTGTCCTGCACCTCGGTCTGCAGGCCGAGCCCACGCAGGGTGGTTTCGAGGTACGCCCGTACCTGGTCGTTCGCGGGGCTGCCGGCGACGTGGGTACGCGCGGCGACCACCCGTACGTGCTCGTCGGCGCGGGCGGCGCTGAACTGCCCGGCGGGGGCGTCGGCGCCGACCGGGGCGGGCGTACGGATCGCCAACAGGGCGGCGGCACCGATCGCGACCAGCGCGGTCAGTGCGCCGACGGTGGTCAGGGCGCGGCGGCCCGGTCGGACCGCACGTGCCGGTACGTGTTCGGGAGGTGACTCAACGGGTGCGCCCACGGTTTCTCCTGGGGGAAGGGGTCATCCTGGCGGTTATGGGTCGTTCCTGGGGGCGTGGGATGTTCGTGCGGTGGTACAGGTCGCCCTATCCTGCCCGCTACCCCTCCCCGTGGGTGACTGCCGAACGGCCCCGGTTGTCGCATAGCGTTGTGGCCATGACCGTGGTCCCCGAGCCTGATCCGATCGACCTCCTCAGGGAGTTCGTCGACCGGGTGGCGCCCTACGACCCAGACCCGTCGGCCTCCCCGGTAGGCCTGATCGAGGTCCGGCACCGGCACGCCACCGAGAGCTTCCCGCTCACCCCGCACCTGGTCCGGGCGATCGCCGGGGCACTCACCGGCTACCGCGACCCGGGCGACCGGGGCCGCTGCGCGCAGTGTGGCGGCCGGCGGCTGGACGACAATCTGCACTGCGTCGACTGCGGTCGACTGCACGGGGTGCTCGGCGAGGTGATCGCCGCCCGAGCCGAGCGGATGGCCACCGGTGGGAGTGCGCCCGGCGGGTTCGTCGGGTGATCGGCGTATCGGCGCGGGTCACCGCGTTCCCCGTGTTGTGTGGCAGCGTTGGGTGGTACAGGATCAGCAGGTTGATCGCGAAGGAGCGGGAAATCAGCATCGAAGAGCCCCAACTCCCGGCCGGGGGGCGGCGTTACGGGGCGCCGGCGTGACCGGCTCCTCTGTCGTGCCGCAGCGGGCCTACCCGCACGGCGGGCTCAGCCGGCACCCCAACCTGCCCGTCGGCGAGCGGCTGCGGGTCCTGCTGGTCGAGGACGACGAGGGCGACGCCTTCCTGGTCGGCGAGCTGCTCGCCGAGACCCGGTCGGCGATCGACCTGCTGGTGGCGACCAGCCTCAACCAGGCCCGGCAGCAGATCGCGGGGGTCGACTGCGTACTGCTCGACCTCGGTTTGCCCGACGCCGAAGGGCTGGACGGGCTGCGTCAGGTCCTCGCCATGTCCACCGGTGCGGCGGTCTGTGTGCTCACCGGCCGGCAGGATGAACGGCTCGGTGTCGACGCGGTCGCCGAAGGCGCCCAGGACTACCTGGTCAAGGGCCAGGTCGACGGGGTGCTCCTGACCCGCGCGCTGCGCTATGCGGTGGAGCGCAAGCGGGCGGACGAGAACGCCCGCCGGCTGCGCGAGATCGAGCTGCGCCAGGCCGAGTCGGCCCGTCTGGAGCGTGGCCTGCTGCCGCAGCCGCTGATGGACACCGACCAGGTGGCCGTGCACACGTTCTACCGTCCCGGCCGGCACGCGGCGCTGATCGGCGGCGACTTCTACGACGTGGTGCAGACCACCCCCGACCGGGTCGACCTGATCATCGGTGACGTCTGCGGGCACGGGGTGGACGAGGCGGCGCTCGGGGTCGAGTTGCGGGTCGCCTGGCGGGCCCTGGTGCTCGCCCGGGTCCCCGACGACGAGGTGCTGCCGGCCCTGGAGCAGGTGCTGATGAGCGAGCGCCGGGCGCGGGAGATCTTCGCGACGGTGGCCACCGTCCGACTCGACCTGGCCGCGAACCGGGCCACCTTCCGGCTCGCCGGCCACCCGCCGCCGCTGCTGCTGGCGGATGGACGGGCCGTTCCCGTACCGGCCACGGGCGGGTTGGTGCTGGGCGTACGTCCCCGGCCGCCGGTCGCGTTCGATCTGACCTTCGACACCGAGGACTGGTCTTTGCTGCTCTACACCGACGGACTGATCGAGGGGCGGGTCGGCGAGGGCACGGACCGGCTCGACGTACCGGGGCTTGGTGATCTGGTCACCGACCCTCGGGCCGGTGTCGTACCCCTGGCCGAACTGCCCGGCTGGCTGGTCAGCCGGGCGGAGGAACTCAACGGCGGCCCGCTCGCCGACGACGTGGCGATGCTGCTGGTGAGCCGGGGCGGTGGTCGGTGATGGATCAGAAGTCGACCACGGGAGCGCTGGTCCCGGGTCAGGAGCGGAAGTCGGCTTCGCGGGCGGCCCGGCGCCAGTTCGGCTGGAGTCTGCACCGCCGGGTGACCGCGCTCTGCGTGGTGGTCGGCGCCGTGCTGGGCCTGCTCGCCGTCGGTGAGGCGCTGGTCGCCAACGCGAACCGAGGCCACCTGGACACACTGCTGACCAAGACCGGCCCGCTGCGCACCGACGCAGAGTCGTTGCCGACCGCGCTGGTCAACCAGCAGACGGCCGTACGCGGCTACGCGGTCAGCGGCGACCGCGCGGACCTGGGGCCGTACAACGACGGGCTGGCGCAGGAGGGGATCCTGATCGGCCGGATGGACTCGCTCCTCGAAGACCAGCCGGTGATCCGCCGACAACTGCACCTCGTCCGCGACCAGGCCGCCCAGTGGCGTGCCGACGTGGCCGTGCCGATCATCAACGCGACCGCCAGCAGTGGCCCGGGCGCCGGTCAGGCGCTCGTCGACGAACAGGGGCGGAAGCAGTTCGACGAACTGCGGGCTTCGACCGACCGGTTGCAGGACCTGGTCCTCGACCTGCGCAACGAGGTCGCCAACAAGGCCCGGAGCACCGGCAACACCCTGGTCCTGCTGTTGATCCTCGCCGCGGCCGTGGTGATCCTCGCCGGCGTGGCCCTGCTGATCTCGCTCAACCGGGTGGTGATCGGGCCGGTGACAGCCCTGGCCGAGCAGGTACGCAAGGTCTCCCGGGGTGAGTACCAGCGGGAGATCACCAGGACCGGGCCACCGGAGCTGGCCCAGCTCGCCGGGGACGTGGACGCGATGCGCCAGCGGATTGCCGCGGACCTGGCCGAGGTACGCGAGGCGCGGACCCGGATCGAGTGGGTCAACAGCCAGCTCCAGAAGCAGGCCGAGGAGCTGGTCCGTTCCAACCGGGACCTGGAACAGTTCGCGTACGTCGCCTCGCACGACCTCCAGGAGCCGCTGCGTAAGGTGGCGAGCTTCTGCCAGTTGTTGCAACGCCGGTACGCCGGCCAGCTCGACGAACGCGCCGACCAGTACATCGCGTTCGCGGTCGACGGTGCGCAGCGGATGCAGCGGCTGATCAACGACCTGCTCGCGTTCTCCCGGATCGGGCGGCTCACCACCGGCTTCACCGAGGTGGACCTGAACCAGGTGATGAGCGATGTCGCCGCGCAGACCGAGGCCGCCCGGGAGTACGCCGGTGGCGAGCTGACCTGGTCCGGGCTGCCGACCGTACAGGGCGAGGAGGCGTTGCTGACCAACCTGCTGGTCAACCTGGTCAGCAACTCGCTGAAGTTCCGTCGGCCGGACGTACCGCCACGGATCCGGATCACGGCGCGGCGGGTCGACGGTGAGTGGGAGATCAGCTGCGAGGACAACGGCATCGGGATCGAGCCGGAGTTCGTCGACAAGATTTTCGTGATCTTCCAGCGGCTGCACTCGAAGGACGCCTACCCGGGCACCGGGATCGGGCTGGCGATCGTGAAGAAGATCGTCGAGTACCACGGCGGCCGGATCTGGGTCGACCTCGACGTCACCGAGGGTACGGCGATCCGGTTCACCCTGCCGGTCGGCGTTGCGGCGGACCTGCCGGAGCTGGCCGCGTCGGCCGTACCCGGGCAGTCCGGTGGTCCGGACGGGTCACCTTCGGGGCAGACTCGGGATCCGGAGGGCCGGCCGGGCCGGACCGACGATGATTCAGGTGAGCCGGACGATCCCGCGGTTGACGGGCCGGGCGGACCGCAGACCGGAGGAATGAAGGAGAGCGTGGCATGACGGCACCGCCGGACGGCAAGAGCCCGATCGAGGTACTCCTGGTCGAGGACGATCCCGGGGACGTACTCATGACCCAGGAGGCGTTCGAGGAGCACAAGCTCCGCAATCGGCTGACCGTCGTCTCGGACGGCGCGGAGGCGCTGGCGTACCTGCGCCGCGAGGGCCAGTACGCGGACATCACGCTGCCGGACCTGATCCTGCTCGACCTCAACCTGCCCCGGCGTGACGGTCGTGAGGTGCTCGCCGAGATCAAGAACGACGAGCAGCTCTGCCGGATCCCGGTGGTGGTGCTGACCACCTCGCAGGCGGACGAGGACATCCTGCGTAGTTACCAACTGCACGCGAACGCGTACGTGACCAAGCCGGTCGACTTCGACCGGTTCATCACTGTGGTCCGCCAGATCGACGAGTTCTTCGTCAGTGTGGTGAAACTTCCGCCGAGGGGCTGACGCGATGATCGACGAAGTGGGGTCGTTGATCCGAACCGCCGCCGCCACTGCCATCCTGCCGCTCTTCGGCCACCTGGAACGCTCCGACGTGACCGAGAAGGCCCCGGGTGAGCTGGTCACCGTGGCCGACCGGCGGGCCGAGCAGATCCTCGCCGACGGGCTGCGCCCGCTGCTGCCAGGTTCGGTGGTGGTGGGTGAGGAGGGGGTCGCCGCCGATCCCTCGTTGCTGGACCTCCTCGGCGGTACGGCACCGGTGTGGCTGGTCGACCCGGTCGACGGGACCGCCAACTTCGCCGCCGGTCGGGAACCGTTCGCGGTGATGGTGGCACTGCTGGAGAGCGGGGCGATCCGGGCGAGCTGGATTCTCGACCCGATCTCGGACGTCCTGCTGACGGCGGAGGCGGGCCGTGGGACGTACCGCGACGGGGTGGCGGTGCGGACGGCGGACGCCGGGTCGGCGGCGGTCCTGCGTGGCGCGGTGATGACCCGTTTCCTTCCGCCGGATCTGCGGGAGTCGGTCCTGGCCGGCGCGGACCGGCTCGGCGAGATCCTTCCCGGTCAGCACTGCGCCGGCCGGGAGTACGCCGACATCGTCGCCGGGAGGCAGCGGTTCGCCCTCTTCTGGCGGACCCTGCCCTGGGACCACGCGCCCGGGGTGCTGCTGCTGACCGAGGCGGGTGGGGTGGCCCGACGGCTCGACGGGACGCCGTACCACCCGGCCGACGACCGGGCCGGGCTGCTGGTCGCCGCCGACGAGCGGACCTGGCACCGGGTGCGCGACACCCTGCTGCCCGAGGTCGGCCGGGACGCCCCATTGTGATCATCATTACCAAGAGTGAATGACTTGTTTCGCCCGCGTGCACCGCTGCGATGTGGTAGGCGTGCAGGGCCGACAGCGCCCGCCTGGTCCGGTAGTGTGACCCCCGGTCTC
The Micromonospora pisi DNA segment above includes these coding regions:
- a CDS encoding Smr/MutS family protein, producing the protein MKLKLDLHDIFNRGHDIDRALRGIIDEAVAKKATLVEIIPGKGSGQLKKRVLRFLDQKEIKQIYHRVEKDSNNFGRVFVHFRWK
- a CDS encoding ROK family protein, which translates into the protein MATTLAIDCGGGGLKASVLDEAGTMRARPIRVPTPYPLPPSLFVKTLVDLGGQLPSADRVTVGMPGMLRHGVVVATPHYITRAGPRTKPDPELTAEWSGFDARTALADAFGLPVLVLNDAEVHGAGVVAGTGSELVLTLGTGLGCALFDGGVLAPHLELSQAPVRWGMSYDTYIGEHERRRLGDGFWSRRVRGVVEGLRPVFQWDRLYLGGGNSRLIRPEQLARMGDDVVVVPNTAGILGGVRAWAISAD
- a CDS encoding M28 family peptidase, which encodes MGAPVESPPEHVPARAVRPGRRALTTVGALTALVAIGAAALLAIRTPAPVGADAPAGQFSAARADEHVRVVAARTHVAGSPANDQVRAYLETTLRGLGLQTEVQDTVAEEAGQLSGAAAGATLARVRNVVARLPGTDPTGRIFLVAHYDSVQSGPGGNDDAVGTSAILEVARALSTGDRPRNDIVFVLTDAEEACLCGASAFASEHPLAAQGGVVLNLEARGSTGPVIMFETSPRNAGLVDVFGRAAPHPMGTSFAVEVYRLLPNDTDFTAFLDEGFTGLNSAYLDGGAIYHTPLDTPANVDRGSLQQHGDNALALAREFGDTNLPGLSSGSDATYFPIPGALVRYPGWLTWPLALLAVVVVGLLGWSTRRHGQASWGRLSAGFGLALLPIVVAPVLAQLLWLAVTTIRPGHAELLDPYRPQWYRVAVLALAAAVLFGWYALFRRRIGTAALTFGGLGWLAVLGVVLAALTPGGAYLATLPALAGAAGALVALAVRPGSPGAVVAVTAGAAVGVLILLPTVMLLFPALGMAMGGVAALFAVLLGLGALPVVELLHPTTAERPSSTSGAARWRHVVPTVVAAVATLALTATGLAVDRFDAAHPVPTHLMYALDTNSGTARWLSHEADPQPWTAQYVRTPVTPSDDFPGLGSDEMLAGPAPAAALPAPTLTVLGDQTSGDQRTLRLRLAPQRQVRLTTLHVAAKVLRATVAGRSVPGNKGAGNRPWSWGLVFHAPPAGGIEIELVVPAGDGPVSLRAMDASDDLTGLPGFHPRPPGVGVVGSHSSEMVAVARTYSF
- a CDS encoding sensor histidine kinase — its product is MDQKSTTGALVPGQERKSASRAARRQFGWSLHRRVTALCVVVGAVLGLLAVGEALVANANRGHLDTLLTKTGPLRTDAESLPTALVNQQTAVRGYAVSGDRADLGPYNDGLAQEGILIGRMDSLLEDQPVIRRQLHLVRDQAAQWRADVAVPIINATASSGPGAGQALVDEQGRKQFDELRASTDRLQDLVLDLRNEVANKARSTGNTLVLLLILAAAVVILAGVALLISLNRVVIGPVTALAEQVRKVSRGEYQREITRTGPPELAQLAGDVDAMRQRIAADLAEVREARTRIEWVNSQLQKQAEELVRSNRDLEQFAYVASHDLQEPLRKVASFCQLLQRRYAGQLDERADQYIAFAVDGAQRMQRLINDLLAFSRIGRLTTGFTEVDLNQVMSDVAAQTEAAREYAGGELTWSGLPTVQGEEALLTNLLVNLVSNSLKFRRPDVPPRIRITARRVDGEWEISCEDNGIGIEPEFVDKIFVIFQRLHSKDAYPGTGIGLAIVKKIVEYHGGRIWVDLDVTEGTAIRFTLPVGVAADLPELAASAVPGQSGGPDGSPSGQTRDPEGRPGRTDDDSGEPDDPAVDGPGGPQTGGMKESVA
- a CDS encoding inositol monophosphatase family protein translates to MIDEVGSLIRTAAATAILPLFGHLERSDVTEKAPGELVTVADRRAEQILADGLRPLLPGSVVVGEEGVAADPSLLDLLGGTAPVWLVDPVDGTANFAAGREPFAVMVALLESGAIRASWILDPISDVLLTAEAGRGTYRDGVAVRTADAGSAAVLRGAVMTRFLPPDLRESVLAGADRLGEILPGQHCAGREYADIVAGRQRFALFWRTLPWDHAPGVLLLTEAGGVARRLDGTPYHPADDRAGLLVAADERTWHRVRDTLLPEVGRDAPL
- a CDS encoding tetratricopeptide repeat protein — translated: MDLLAEYRRATMFFETGDPTGAARLLEPIVEAEPTNTSVRQLLARAYFHSAQLGRAEEQLRVLVDRDPSDHYAHHVLGRTLERVGRAPEALRHLRIAAAMHSENDDYQAALRRVETKVGGAR
- a CDS encoding PP2C family protein-serine/threonine phosphatase, whose protein sequence is MPQRAYPHGGLSRHPNLPVGERLRVLLVEDDEGDAFLVGELLAETRSAIDLLVATSLNQARQQIAGVDCVLLDLGLPDAEGLDGLRQVLAMSTGAAVCVLTGRQDERLGVDAVAEGAQDYLVKGQVDGVLLTRALRYAVERKRADENARRLREIELRQAESARLERGLLPQPLMDTDQVAVHTFYRPGRHAALIGGDFYDVVQTTPDRVDLIIGDVCGHGVDEAALGVELRVAWRALVLARVPDDEVLPALEQVLMSERRAREIFATVATVRLDLAANRATFRLAGHPPPLLLADGRAVPVPATGGLVLGVRPRPPVAFDLTFDTEDWSLLLYTDGLIEGRVGEGTDRLDVPGLGDLVTDPRAGVVPLAELPGWLVSRAEELNGGPLADDVAMLLVSRGGGR
- a CDS encoding response regulator, whose product is MTAPPDGKSPIEVLLVEDDPGDVLMTQEAFEEHKLRNRLTVVSDGAEALAYLRREGQYADITLPDLILLDLNLPRRDGREVLAEIKNDEQLCRIPVVVLTTSQADEDILRSYQLHANAYVTKPVDFDRFITVVRQIDEFFVSVVKLPPRG